The sequence below is a genomic window from Macadamia integrifolia cultivar HAES 741 chromosome 1, SCU_Mint_v3, whole genome shotgun sequence.
GGAGGAAATAACGAAAATTTTGGAAGAAGCAAAAACAATTCCTCCAGCTTCTAGGTCTATTAGTACTGTTTTGAGCATTGAGGAAGAAAGAATGGATCACAGAGTAGAAGATGAGTTTAACAAGTATAAGAGGTGGAAGAAAGCAAGTCTGATTAAATCACCAAGGAGGTTCATCAGTGGAGAATTAAGGACACCTCCTCTAGCTGCTTCAAGGTCTGTAAGTATTTCAAGCATTGATgaggaattcaaaattgatgGCAATGTAGAAGATGAATCTGACAAGAATAAGAGGTGGTACAAGACAAGTCTGATAAAATCACCAAGGAGATTCATCAGTGGAGAATTGCAATACAAGTATTGCAatcctttcttccttctcattatatatatatatatatatatgtaaacttATTCAACTTAGTTCAAGCTTATAGTTATAGTTCTAGCTAGTATACTTTGTTACTATAAAATCAAAAGTGTGGTAGAACATTACCTCCAAAGAGTTGCAACAAGTGATGAATACTATTGACTAATGACGGTCTTCATATTTTAGCAGGAGTTCATAAGGTTGAATGGGACACTGTAATCAGCTGAAGAGGGAGCCACCAAAGAGGGGTTCATAGATGCACTTCTAAACTAGGCCAAGACCAAGATGGATGCAAAGCAATTATTGAATACTTGGTTGAAGCTTAAGATCAAGTCTGGCCATGGAACCTATATAAGGACTTGTTGGAAGTTCAAGTCCTTATTTTTAAGTTTACAAGATGCAATCCTATGTCTGTgctttctagcaaaaaaaaaaaaaaaaatcctatgtcTGTGCTTAGAAAGAGAAATAACATAATATGCATATGGAAACTGAGTTGCTTCAAGCTATTTTTCTTCTACTAAGGGTGAGTATGTTCCAGTCTACCAGTCTTTGGGACAGTCATTGAGTTCTAGTTGAGAATGCTTCTGTAATATGTATCTGCACTCTTGATCTCTATCACAAGTAAAGTTTTGATgacctaaaaaagaaaaagaattaacTATTGTTGATGGATTCTATGGATTACACACAATCTAGCTTTGTATTTCAGCCATTAAACTaaattaaagctttatttaggACATGGAAAAGTGCGAATTGGGCGGAGTTTACCACACAAATAACTGACTACAGTGATCAATACCTTTAAAAAATTTTGGCAGCAACTAATGTATCATATAAGAAGCCTTACCTAAGCAGTCCACTGAAATTGGTCACTCTTTACGTTCTTTGCAAATAGGAGTAAGGTGAATTTATCATTAATGGCTAGTTAAGACTTAAGAAAGCAATGCACAATGTACTTAATCCATGTTAATTTGACATGGTtgccaaaaaattaaagaaacaaatatttgaAGGAACTGTAACAATTCACATTGCTTGTATACAAATGAAGTTATTCACATATGGGTTTGAAGTGTAACAACTGACAGAGTAATCACACAGACCATCCTGAGTTTGCAGAAAAGGGTTCTTCAAGAACTCCTTGGCAGACAACCTTTCCTCTGCTGGAAGAAAACACTTCTCAATGAACCTCCTCACTTCAAGATCCTTCCTAACCCTTCTGGCCTTATTCCACCCATAACCTTCTTGTACATCTGAGCTGGGTTCTTACATTCAGTGTAAGGCAACCCAAAAGTCACCATCTCTAGCATACACATCCcaaaggaatatatatatatatatatatttatcaaatCAAAATCTGAGCTCTTGTCTCTTAGAACCGTCACCAATCCGAGATCACCAATCCAAACTTCACCATGGTTGCCATTGATGAAGATGTGATCACATTTGAGGTCCCTACGTATGACAGGGGAACTGTGACTGTGAAGATCACATTTACGCTTGGACTGCAAGGGAACTAGCTTTTAACTGAAACCTCAAGTCAaattcccaaactcaaaatttggGCCCTAAAATGTCCCAGGATTAGTCCAGCTCTCGATGAAACCatacgtcttttttttttttttttttttttggaaggcacatatttcttcctttttcctggTAGAAAAAGGCAGGCATATAATTCACTTTGcatacatttctttttttctgtatGTGTATGAAACAGGGAGAGAGAGGTGCAAAGGTACTCACAATTTCAGAGTAGGACATTGACACAAGTCCCACAATCTTCCGGTTCTAGTTCAAATGTCAAAAAATCCCAGCTAAGTTGAGTGTTCTTGCCTTGAGAATTTTGAGGCAGATTGAGGGCTGCAAAGATAAATTTTAGGCATTAGGCCTCTATCTTgaagctttttctttttttcctggtaagACATTGAAGCTAGTCCTCATTGTCTAATAGTACTTCTCAATTCAAAACTTAAAGGGCTCAAGCATGTAGATAAGAAGTCATATATGTTTATTGATGTTTGTGAAGTTCAGACTTATTTTCCCATCAATTCATAATATAATAGCAAGTGTATACTCTTGATCATGCATGTGTAAAGAAATACATAGCCAACAGTGAACAAGTAATAGCTTTTCATTTTAGAAAGTCTGCTTGAATAAAGATGTGTCATAGAATTGACATTAATTTCCAAGTGAAAGGAGGTGTTTACAAGGTTTACTCTAGTCTTGGGATCAAATCCTGGCTGTAGACTCATCAAATACAATCCATGGCTTATGTGAAGCTTTTGCACAACTTGAGTAGCTTTTAGCTTAGACCAacttatatttattaaaactccAATAGACTCCAAAGCAACAATCTCTAGAAGTCAAATTGGGGTGGGGGATCTATATATGCATGTGTCcttgagagaggagagagggagtaTAGAAAATAAACCCCTCCTCCTCGTATCTCTTACTTTTActgaacaaaacaaaacaagtcATAGCTGCCTATAATGCCACAATCAATATTACATTTAAGTCTAAAATGGAAAGGAGGTTATTTAACTTATGAAGAAAAAGATTGTACCCACAGAGAGTTTCCCAGCATGTCTATCAGATAAAGAGGAAAGGGACCATGAGTTAAGATTACAGAGGAACAATTTAGGTAGGAGTCCACAAATTTAGGAGGGTTACTACTAGCATGGTAAATTTAAGGAGGTTAAAATGCATAAATGTATTAAGCACAAAACGTCTGCCTTACTTGCATAATACAGTCAAGCAAGAGAAAGTTGGCGAAAACAAGACAGATCCGCCTGTGTAAGTGAGACTCAAGTGAGAATAGAATTAATCAACACCACAATTTTTGCTTTCCAATAATTCTGCAAAGATTTGGAATAGAGAGAGAACAATTAAACCTACCCACTAGTGTAAGAATGACTTATAGAACAGATTCCTCCATTGTATAactttcatcatttattatgACCAATTGAAgctttagggcccgtttgataacgtttcaagaaacggagtaaaaagcgtttgataaaactgttccgtttcacttattttcagaaatagaaataagaatttttacttatttatgattcaagaaacgacttaggcaaaacaagttcaacttgtttcgccgtttctagaaacgacttgtggccattctttcattggttactatcgacttctaaaaacatgacttatcaaacaccttcaattccgtttctgtttctagaaacgaaaatttatgtttctgccgtttcttgaaacagaaacggcagaaacattatcaaacggacccttagtgTTGGCAGAAACTAACTGGCGGCTGATAAGTGATAACCTATAGATTCAATGCTACAGAATGCTAATTAGTTGAAATGTCGCACGCAACTGCTTTATCACGTTGTTTGGATTCTTGAGCATTTTCAAAGAGAAGCGATTTCTCTCAGTAATAATAATCTGCCCCTGATATCTGTTCCATCATTCAGTCATGCTCTTCACATCTTGTCATTCACCTATATCAagagaaatgaaattaaacTCACACATGGTAtaacaaaaaagagagatgtAAATCATATATTTCTGATTGCAGAAGAAATACCTCATTCAATTGGTTGCATTGCATCTATGCTTTTACTGTGTTACTGCATTATAGACATATCCGTCAGTACTCTGTAGTATTCCATCATTGGGTTTTGTTGTGAAAGGGAATGCCCATAGTTGGCGGTTAGGATTTATTGACGTTGCAAATCTATCATTATGGTAGGGATATGGGCAATCTTGGACCACagttctccttccttcttttggTACAATTGGTTTAGCATTAGACAATTTACAATCTCCaaaccttcaagagaggttAGGTTAGAGAGTCCATCATGTAAGGATTCAAGAATCAGGCAGCCATAGATCTAAAATTTCCTAAGATTGTTCGGAAGCAGGCCCTTTGGAATGGACATGAGAGCAGGACATCCACCAACAGTGAGATCTGAAAGAGAGGTGAGATTATGAAGGCCCAAGGTATACAGGGGTTATTGCACTCCATAAGAAAAGAGCATCCCAAATTGTTCAATTGTTGGAGATTTGTGAGTTTGTGCAGTCCCTTGGGCAAGGAATTCAGCTTCCCACAATTTAAAATCCATAGGTCCCGAAGTGTGCTGGGTAATCCCATGTCTGGAAAGGACTCAAGAGCAAGACAATCTCCAATTTCTAATTGTTGGAGTTTTGTGAGTTTGTGCAGTCCCTTGGGCAAGAAATTCAGCTTCCCACTATTTGAAATCGAAGTGTCCGAAGTGTGATGGGTAACCCCATGTCTGGAAAGGACTTGACAATAAGACAACCTCTAATTTTTAATTGTTGGAGATTTGTGAGTTCATGCAGTCCCTTAGGCAAGGAATTCAGCTTCCCACAATTTAAATCGATAGCTCCTGAAGTGTGCTAGGTAACCTTATGTCTGGAAAGGACTCAAGAGCAAGACAATATGTAATTTCTAATTGTTGAAGGGCTGTtaggtgttggaagaatccacCAGGTAGCGAAGACAGATTTAAAATACCTTTCATGCATAAGGATGAAAGTGATGATAAATCAGACACCTTCCCAGGTACCATTTCACTGCATTGCCCTAACAGCAACCTCTCGAATGATGGCAGCATTGGAAGGAAAGAGGGTTCTTCACAAGCTTCTATTGCAAGTTTCACCAAGGAAGGAAGGGTGTGTGGTAATTTCTTCATGTTGGGACATCTAAAGACATATAGCTCATTAAGCCAATGGAATTCTACTTCACCACCATCGTCGACGTTTGAGTTGCAATCATGAAGTGATTGATGTTGAGAGTCAAACAATTTTTTCATCTTGTAATATTCCACAAACTTTGATGATCCAGAAATTTTAGTTGATTCAGAAAAGGACTCAATGCCAAAACATTGTAATAAGTCATGATATGAATATCTATCATCATTCTCAGAAAAGTAGTCGTCAGTATAGGTAACCCCATtcatacaccaccacatatCATAGCATTTCCAAGTCGACTTGTATATTTTTTCATAAGGACGAGTCTTAGATGTGTCAAAGAAAGACTTCATAGAGAGATCGTCGAAATACCCTACTCCTATATCTTTAAGCCGTTTCTTTCCTTTCGATTGCACAATACCTTCTGCCATCCATAATCCTACGAACTCTTGTCGAATTCGTAGTCCTTGGGAAATAAAGCACAATATGTGAAGCGCCTCATCAGATGCAGAGGAAGATGATGATCGCTCAACACAAGTGATGGAATGATATTAGTACTGTCCCTTAAATCCCATATTTCACTCTCCAAAATATTTTTCCCACTCACAATTCTCCCCTTTATCTCCCAAGACACCAGCCAGTGTCTTTATAGCCAAAGATAAACCCTAACATTTCTTCAAAACTTGTTCACCAAATACTTCCAACTTTCATTCGCATCATCAGATGATGAAATCATGATCATGATTGTTTGGATCAGTGCGCACAATTGATACACCCCTTTGTTCCCTATTGTAACCAATATCTTGCTTCCTCATTCACCAAATGAGGAAATGAGGAGGCGCTGCTTAAAGCATCCCATCTTCCATAGTTCTCATTCCTCATGTCATCATTATAAACAAGTTGAGCAAGGTCCGTCTTTCCAATTCCACCCATGCCTATTATGGAAAGCACCGAAGAAATTACTACCAGTGTTACCCGGATGACTTAGAGTTTTGTATAATAGCAGCCATTTAACAATCTTCCATGTATCTTCCTCTCTGCCAAAAACTTTAGAACTATTCACCAAAGAACTCGTCCGTGGCCTCTGACTTAATACCTTGGGCCTTGAGGACCCAGATGCTATGCTAGGATTCAAACCTAGAACAATACCTTCTTGGGCTATACTTTTTAAACTCTCATCTTCCCTTACTTTTGATCCAAACCTTCCAATTCCCTGCAAATTGATGCCATTAACCGCAAATTCTGCAGTAGATttcaacaaagaagaaacaCAAATTTAACTTGAGAGTAAGAGGAACAGAGTTAGTTACCTGTTGGGTTTGGCGAAGGTGGGTCtgattttcatatttcaatttCAGCCGTAGAACTTCAGTGGCAAACGCATCCAGTATGTCATCCACATCATAGAGAAGTTGTTTGAGGCNNNNNNNNNNNNNNNNNNNNttttttttttttttttggaaggcacatatttcttcctttttcctggTAGAAAAAGGCAGGCATATAATTCACTTTGcatacatttctttttttctgtatGTGTATGAAACAGGGAGAGAGAGGTGCAAAGGTACTCACAATTTCAGAGTAGGACATTGACACAAGTCCCACAATCTTCCGGTTCTAGTTCAAATGTCAAAAAATCCCAGCTAAGTTGAGTGTTCTTGCCTTGAGAATTTTGAGGCAGATTGAGGGCTGCAAAGATAAATTTTAGGCATTAGGCCTCTATCTTgaagctttttctttttttcctggtaagATATTGAAGCTAGTCCTCATTGTCTAATAGTACTTCTCAATTCAAAACTTAAAGGGCTCAAGCATGTAGATAAGAAGTCATATATGTTTATTGATGTTTGTGAAGTTCAGACTTATTTTCCCATCAATTCATAATATAATAGCAAGTGTATACTCTTGAACATGCATGTGTAAAGAAATACATAGCCAACAGTGAACAAGTAATAGCTTTTCATTTTAGAAAGTCTGCTTGAATAAAGATGTGTCATAGAATTGACATTAATTCCCAAGTGAAAGGAGGTGTTTACAAGGTTTACTCTAGTCTTGGGATCAAATCCTGGCTGTAGACTCATCAAATACAATCCATGGCTTATGTGAAGCTTTTGCACAACTTGAGTAGCTTCTAGCTTAGACCAACTTATAGTTATTAAAACTCCAATAGACTCCAAAGCAACAATCTCTAGAAGTCAAATTGGGGTGGGGGATCTATATATGCATGTGTCCTTGAGATAGGAGAGAGGGAGTATAGAAAATAAACCCCTCCTCCTCGTATCTCTTACTTTTActgaacaaaacaaaacaagtcATAGCTGCCTATAATGCCACAATCAATATTacatttaaatataaaatggaAAGGAGGTTATTTAACTTATGAAGAAAAAGATTGTACCCACAGAGAGTTTCCCAGCATGTCTATCAGATACAGAGGAAAGGGACCATGAGTTAAGATTACAGAGGAACAATTTAGGTAGGAGTCCACAAATTTAGGAGGGTTACTACTAGCATGGTAAATTTAAGGAGGTTAAAATGCATAAATGTATTAAGCACAAAACGTCTGCCTTTCTTGCATAATACAGTCAAGCAAGAGAAAGTTGGCGAAAACAAGACAGATCCACCCCTGTAAGTGAGACTCAAGTGAGAATAGAATTAATCAATACCACAATTTTTGCTTTCCAATAATTCTGCAAAGATTTGGGATAGAGAGAGAACAATTAAACCTACCCACTAGTGTAAGAATGACTTATAGAACAGATTCCTCCATTGTATAACTTCCATCATTTATCATGACCAATTGAAGCTTTAGTGTTGGCAGAAACTAACTGGAGGCTGATAAGTGATAACTTATAGATTCAATGCTACAGAATGCTAATTAGTTGAAATGTAGCACACAACTGCTTTTTCACGTTGTGTGGATTCTTGAGCATTTTCAAAGAGAAGCAATTTCTCTCAGTAATAATAATCTGCCCCTGATATCTGTTCCATCATTCAGTCATGCTCTTCACATCTTGTCATTCACCTATATCAagagaaatgaaattaaacTCACACATGGTACAACAAAAAATAGAGATGTAAATCATATATTTCTGATTGCAGAAGAAATACCTCATTCAATTGGTTGCATTGCATCTATGCTTTTACTGTGTTACTGCATTATAGACAGATCCGTCAGTACTCTGTAGTATTCCATCATTGGGTTTTGTTATGAAAGGGAATGCCCATAGTTGGTGGTTAGGATTTATTGACGTTGCAAATCTATCATTATGGTAGGGATATGGGCAATCTTGGACCACagttctccttccttcttttggTACAATTGGTTTAGCATTAGACAATTTACAATCACCaaaccttcaagagaggttAGGTTAGAGAGTCCATCATGTAAGGATTCAAGAATCAGGCAGCCACAGATCTAAAATTTCCTAAGATTGTTCGGAAGCAGGCCCTTTGGAATGGACACGAGAGCAGGACATCCACCAACAGTGAGATCTGAAAGAGAGGTGAGATTATGAAGGCCCAAGGTATACAGGGGTTCAAGATTCTTGCACTCCATAAGAAAAGAGCATCCCAAAATGTTCAATTGTTGGAGATTTGTGAGTTTGTGCAGTCCTTTGGGCAAGGAATTCAGCTTCCCACAATTTAAAATCCATAGGTCCCAAAGTGTGCTGGGTAATCCCATGTCTGGAAAGGACTCAAGAGTAAGACAATCTCCAATTTCTAATTGTTGGAGTTTTGTGAGTTTGTGCAGTCCCTTGGGCAAGAAATTCAGCTTCCCACTATTTGAAATTGATAGTGTCCGAAGTGTGATGGGTAACCCCATGTCTGGAAAGGACTTGAGAATAAGACAACCTCTAATTTTTAATTGTTGGAGATTTGTGAGTTCATGCAGTCCCGTAGGCAAGGAATTCAGCTTCCCACAATTTAAATCGATAGCTCCTGAGGTGTGCTACGTAACCTTATGTCTGGAAAGGACTCAAGAGCAAGACAATATGTAATTTCTAATGTTGAAGGGCTGTTAGGTGTTGGAAGAACCCACCAGGTAGCGAAGACAGATTTAAAATACCTTTCATGCATAAGGATGAAAGTAATGATAAATCAGACACCTTCCCAAGTACCATTTCACTGCATTGCCCTAACCGCAACCTCTCGAATGACGGCAGCATTGGAAGGAAAGAGGGTTCTTCACAAGCTTCTATTGCAAGTTTCACCAAGGAAGGAAGGGTGTGTGGTAATTTCTTCATGTTGGGACATCTAAAGACATATAGCTCATTGAGCCAATGGAATTCTCCTTCACCACCATCTTCGACGTTTGAGTTGCAATCATGAGGTGATTGATGTTGAGAGTCAAACAATTTTTTCATCTCGCAATATTCCACAAACTTTGATGATCCAGAAATTTTGGTTGATTCAGAAAAGGACTCAATGCCAAAACATTGTAATAAGTCATGATATGAATATCTATCATCATTCTCAGAAAAGTAGTCGGTCAGTATAGGTAACCCCATtcatacaccaccacatatCATAGCATTTCCAAGTCGACTTGTATATTTTTTCATAAGGACGATTCTTAGATGTGTCAAAGAAAGACTTCATAGAGAGATCGTCGAAATACCCTACTCCTATATCTTTAAGCcgtttctttccttttgattGCACAATACCTTCTGCCATCCATAATCTTACCAACTCGATCTTGTCGAATTCGTAGTCCTTGTGAAATAAAGCACAATATGCGAAGCGCCTCTTCAGATGCGGAGGAAGATGATGATCGCTCAACACAAGTGATGGAATGATATTAGTACTGTCTCTTAAATCCCATATTTCACTCTCCAAAATATTTTTCCCACTCACAATTCTCCCTTTTATCTCGCAAGACACCAGCCAGTGTCTTTATAGCCAAAGGTAAACCCTAACatttcttcaaaatttgttCACCAAATACTTCCAATTTTCATTCGCAtcctcaaatgatgaatttccaTCCATGAAAGTATGTCTTCTAACCAGTGCCAAACAAGCATTGTCTGATAGAACTTCAAGATCATGATCATTTGGATCAGTGCGCACAATGGATGCAACACCTTTGTTCCGTGTTGTAACCAATATCTTACTTCCTCATTTACCAAATGCAAAAGTTGTGCTTAAAGCATCCCATCTCCCACAGTTCTCATTCCACATGTCATCCAAAACCAATAAGAATATTTTATTGCTCAATGCTTCTTTAAGTTTCACCTGTAGCAGGTCCAGTGAATCAGAATTCGATACACAGACCCAAGCCTTCAGGCCAAAATGTCTATCAACTCTCTCATCATTATAAACAAGTTGACCAAGTGTCGTCTTTCCAATTCCACCCATGCCCACTATGGGAAGCACCGAGAAAATTACTATCAGTGTTACCGGGATGACTTGGAGTTTTTTCCATTTAACAATCTTCCAGATATCTTTCTCTCTGCTAAAACTTTAGAACTATTCACCAAAGAACTTGTCGGTGGCCTCTGACTGAATACCTTTAGCCTTGAGGGCCCAGATGCTATGCTTGGATTCAAACCTAGAACAATACCTTCTTGCGCTATACTTTTTAAACTCTCATTGACTTCCCTTCCTTTTGATCCAAACCTTCCAATTCCCTGCAAATTGATGCCCTTAACCGCAAATTCTGTACTAGATttcaacaaagaagaaacaCAAAT
It includes:
- the LOC122083295 gene encoding disease resistance protein RGA2-like, with translation MSATIQALSDEAEVKYFTSFPVKVWLDRLKQLLYDADDILDEFATELLRLKLKSENQTHLRQTQQGIGRFGSKGREVNESLKSIAQEGIVLGLNPSIASGPSRLKVFSQRPPTSSLVNSSKVLAERKISGRLLNGKNSKSSR